CCGCTAATTAAAGAGATGTCAGGACACTAAACCCCTGAGCTTTCTTAGCTCATAAATCCTCAGGGAatcattttaacattttaaactaACCAattaattattataaaattGTCTGATGTGTAGGTATGTATACCTGTATGTTATCTCCTTCATTCACAGTATATAGGTGCACACAGATGTTCCTATTAAAACTTCATATGAGAAATTCCACCAAGATGTTTGCCCCACCTTATACACGTGCATAGATGTACACACGTGTATTTGTGAGAGGCATTTAAGGGCAGGAAAACAGAATGTTATAgagaaatcttttaaaaggtAGAATTTAGTTTTCCTTGAAACAGTCAGGAGATGATAGAAATTGGATTACTAGAAGTAAATAACTATGAAGATATACACGAATAAAATGGGTGAAATCCTTAAGGCCTTACAGAAATCTGAGCTTGCTCAAGCACCCAAATGATTTGCCTAGGTGAAGATGAATAAAAGAATTAGAATTTGACTTAGCACAGCCagatacagcttttttttttcttttttttttcttttttttttttttcttttttttttttcccttcaaaaggAGAGAgccaaaagaataaaatcagaaaagtgATTAAATTCAAACTAAGTTGAGGAAACAGTAGAATTTTTATTCTATAAGCATAAATATCAGTCAGGGTCTAcactttcttcagaaaaatttgGAGATGTCTGTTCTATTAAATAGCACAAAAAAGATAATAACTGACAAATATTAGGCAAAAAGGGAATCTTGAGTCTGGTCATAAATATACCATGGATAACCATGTATCTATATAGACACAGATATATGGTTATACATGTTTAAAGCTTCCTGCCATTAGAAGTTCAACGTTACACACATGAATGGAAAAGGAATGGTGGAAAATGTGTTGAATTTGAGGAGCAAACATTCCAAAGCTACATGAGTGAGAAGGCTGAATTTAACTGCCATCTATGACAGCAAATGATCAGTGTTCATTGAAACTGGTCTGAATTGCAGCACAGTAGGAGGACTGCAATACAATTAATCTTACTTCTGTTTATGGCATCCACATAGATCAGGAACAATGAGAGATCTTtgctgtaagaaaataaaacatacacCCTTTGCCCATTCTTAATCTGAAAAGAGTATTGCCAAAGTACAACTTCATCTGTCTTCCAGAAGCCACAGTGTGTTTTTATCaacattttaaacatatttatatttatatttatatttatatttatatttatatttatatttatatttatatttatatttatatttatatttatatttatatttatatttatttcattttttaaaacatttgtttttatcAACAGATCCCAAAGAACCAACATGGGCAAGTCACACAGATGCTCTCGAGCACAAAGGACAGGTCACTGATAGATGCTCAACGACACCTAACATTACTTTTCTCTCTGACCATGATATGAAACATTATGTATGGCACTATTTTTTGCCAGACTGCAGATGCTctacagattttaaaaggtGTAAGAAAATCAGCACATTACAAACACATTTTGGCCTGGGTTCTTTTCTCTGACTGGGTTGCTGCTCCCAGAACCCTGGGGGACAGGCCCCACCCTGGTGGGTGTGTGAGCTTGCAGCATCTTGACAGGTGACCCAGTGATGGGAACTTGTGGCAGAACAGCAGAGTGTTCTCACCAttgtacacacacacagtttacaagaaagcagcagaagaaaggcaCATTTATTCTTACTCAATTTCAATATTAGTAGTTTCAATACATGATCAATACATATAAAAGCAGTAGAGACTTGAAAAGAATTTTAGGTGTAACTACATAGAGTTAAATTATTTCTTGTCATCTTCCTAATTTCTAGCTGATTACTTTTCATTCAGTGCTTTGAAAGAAGAGGATGTTGAAGAGCCTCAATGAAATCGTGTGAAGGAATAGTAACTTTTTTTGGTGTTCATATGTGTTCAGTCATATTTTTTACTGGCTTGGAGCATTTCACATAATAGTTTCTTTGAAGCAGAAGGCACCTATGGAGGATCTGTCTCATGCccagctaaaatatttttaaaaattaacttctatGTAAGACTTACATATTCATCTTTATCACGTGTGATAAATCAGTTTAAACATCAATTCTTTATATTTTGATCACATTAATTCAGTGACATAGAGTGGCATGTCAGTCTCTGGAGGGAGAGTAAGTGAATACAGGCAAGTGGTACCATTTTCTTTGGGGGCAGGGAAGTTGGGGatttacatttttgtaaatTAACAATTTTACTAtcattttattataattttttatctaTGTGCAAGATCACCTAAAATACTTATCATGCTTTCACCAAATCTCCCTACTGCTCATCTGTTTTTGCAAGAGATAAACAACACAATTTGTACTttgagataaaaaaataaagattttttaaaattaggtaCTACTGTAtctaattatattttctttgtaataaaatatttcagatataGCTGGGCTGTCCCTAATCATTCTTATACCATAAAGCAATTCttattgtatttttcttaatttagaTTCACTCTTAAAATTGCACTCTTATGCTGTCAAGTGTGAAATGACATGGAAAGAAATATCAGAACCCAAAAgaaggttttttaaaatgttgtaatGAATTTTAAAGTTTCTCTGATGAAATATGACATTTAATTTCTGGTCTATAGCCtttactctctcttttttccccacagttttaaacattttatcttTATTAAAGCTAATTCACGTTTGTATTTaaacttaatttaatttcagagaCTCTCAGAAGTGTGTGTGCTTTGTGATTTTAATACGTATGATGTCTTTTGCCTTTGACGTTCATAGTACCTGCAGAAATCAAACTATTTTTGGAGTAGTTCTTAGTAGTAGACCATTCCTGAGCCCTTGTGATACATGGAAACTCCTAAGAAGGATAACTGACAGACATGGTTATTTAAATAGATTCAAGCAGCACGTAAATGTCAAAGGCATTTATAAGGTTTCCCAGTTCAGCTCAGTGTTTGTATATCTGAATGTCTCTGCCCATCCTGATAGCAGTTAATGTGGTTTGTTCAGTTACGATTTCCTGAAAAAACACAGATCAAACACGCTTATTTGAATTGCATGACTTTTGATGTGGTTAGTATCATGGTCACTGTCTGGACATTGGAGATTCACATGTATAAtccaagaaataaatattcagaGTTGTGAGGTTTTTCCCCTAAATGGATAGGTTGTGAGAATGGATTCCGTCGGTTTTTACAACAGGTACTGTGTGACCCTGACATAACCAGGTTTCGGCACCGAAATGTTTTGATGTCATTGACTTGCTGTCTTCTGGGAACCCTTATAAACATCCTTaatttcatgggttttttaccataattctctctcccttttcttacaaaaaaaaatcttaaaaacataAACACTGAAGATAGTAGGTTAACTGCTTTTTCCATAGAGCTGCAAATGTTTATGTTCTCTTAAAACTACCAATTATTAGCTCTGGGGCATCATGAGATTAGTAATCAACAGATATTATAGATTCTGGGGGAGAGTTCCTGAAGTAAATGGCCAGTCTAGTGTGAAGGGGTTTACCGGGGTTGCCAGATGCACTGCAGCTTTGGCCAAAAGCATGGATTTCTTCATAGCTTGGCATGAATTTTAGTATACAAACTAAGGCAAAAGGCAGCAGATTTTTAATCTCAGCCATTCTCACGTTTACTCCCTGGTGATCTTACGTTACCTGACAAGTTTTTACTACTGAGAATGTTATTCAATACTGCTGAGAAGGGGCTGACTGTCTTCTTCGTGCCCTCCTGCCATGGATGCATTTCGTTAAGATCCCCTCAAACCTTTTTGGGCTGAAGAgtctcagctccctcagcctccatTTCTGTCAGAGTCTCCTATTGCTTTGTGATCTTTGTGGTTCGTTGCTGGACTCAACTTCATCATTTCTGTGTCTCCCATCATTGGTAATTGAGAGCTCCGCTCATCTGGCTGGCCAGCCTGTTAGAGAACTTTAGATCTTTGTTTCAAATTGTTTCCATTCTAGTAACATGCCCAGAAGAAATTTCAATTCAGAATTACAGCCCCCAGAAAGACTTGCTAAAGAAAACAGAGGTATCATTTAAAAGTAGCTTTGTTAGTAAATACTGTTTGTAAAGAGTTCAGTGTAAATTTACTCCCCGAACAAAATGTCGCGTCATTAAATTCCAAAACCAGGTAGTACACAGGCTGGCATGGAACAAAGAGTAATCTTTTCTATTCTGTTCTGTCCTTGACCTCTGTACTCAGACTGCCACCAAGAGGAACAGTTGTGATGGCCACAGTGTACACTGTTGTCCCTTACAAAGTACACGGAGCTCCTTGGCTCAGCTCATGCCATTTGTTGTTGATGTAAGTCTGGTTTCACAGGGCAGTGGCTACGCTTGCAtcccctgctctgtgcacacAGTGGTCATTCATTTGCCTGCAAATCTGTCCCTGAGAGTTTAATGGATACCCATGTTTGTGAATGGCATTCTATAAATAATCAATCAAGAGAAGACAGCAAAAAGTCTTTCAATCTACGTGTAGACTGGCTAGAAATGGGTGATCCATTTCCTACTATTAGTTTTTGAATCAACTTTCTCCTAAGATCTTGACTTATTCTTgtgagcaaaaataaaattttagttCTTTTAATGTGTAAAGCTTGAAAGTTGCagtgttaaaaatgttttaaatagtaatttaactagtttcttcctcttttttatagtcataataaatataaaataattcctaCAATGAAACTTCTTTCTAGCAATTTCCTTATATATGTTTTCCTTGCTATAAATAATTGAGAATATTGCAGAATTTTACATGCTATTCTAGAAAATAATCCAGTTACAGAATCCCTGCCAGAAGTTATACCCTTTTCTGTCCTCTTGGTAAAATTCAAAGGTAGACTACCTTCTTCTGTTTTCGTTAAATATAGCTCCAAAAAATACATagtgacttaaaaaaaattctataatATTCATAATATGCTGCCAGCCTCAGCTATCAGAAGTCATGTGTGAAACTTATCAATATTTAGATAatttatcaatattttattaattatctTAAATACACTTGACTGAGCTTTCCCAGAACCTGGAAATCCTTAGATATGATTGACTCAATCTATGTATATTCCTCTCAGATTCAATTGAAATCCTGGCCCAAGTTCCTTTCCATTTGCATGAGAAGTATAAAATCTGCGAGGTGAATAGAGAGGTCTGGATGAGGATCACTCGCTGACATCATTTCTCAAGCAAACCCAGAGCCCAATCAATCCAAATGATATTTAACTGAGGCAAAGTTTACACTGTTTATGAGTTTACACAGTTCTGCTGGCGTTGCTGTATCTCTTAGGACTGAGGAAGAATTCACCCTTGAATTGCCACTGCGATGCTCGTctgccttcctttcctccctcaaCACACCCTGATCTAGATGTAAACAACAACAGAGCAGACTTTTTGCCTAAAAACCTTGTCCCATTGTACCAAGAAAGTGCTTCCTCTGTAAGTCTGAAAGGACTTCATCAGTGTAAGCTCTGTCTCCAGCAGGCAGAATTGGAGGTATAGCTaaagcagaggaggcagagggcTCAGCTCCCTGTGTAACCTTCCTGTCATTTTGCCCAGCTTCTCTTCTGCTCTTGTCAAAATCTGACTGGGAAATAGTGACGTGATTTCTCTGTAGCTGCACTGCCCCAACTTCCCAATGATAACACTTCAATGGGAGAGTTTCCTTGGGCATGGTCTAGAGTTTGTAGAGATCCTAGACGTGACCTGAATTGAGTGGAAGTTGTAATTACTAAATCTGTCAGACACCTTCACCAAATATGTATTGTCAAATATTGCAGAGATCAGTGGAGATACATAATTAAAGAAATGCTGTTCTATGCCTTATACAAAATTACATGTTTCTGATTTAGATTTATTGCATCAGATTAATTTAGGAGACTGTAATATCTCTTGCACACATTTAGAACTGATCTTATTAAAACTTGTCAACAGAAgtaaattttttgtttcattgatACCCGGTTTCATTTCCTGTCTGTAAATCTTCTGACAACAGCAGTATGTATAACAGGAACACTGATCTAGATTTTCAGAGGCAGTCAGATCTGAACAGGTTTTAACTTATGTGGATGCGTGACTGCAGACCCCTTTGAAAACATCATTGCcaaaaatgctatttaaaaaacTTTATAGGAATAGATTTGATCCTTCAAGAACCTCTCTGGTAATATAAAGCAGTATGCAGATTTTTGAAAGGACAGACTTAGGAGAAATTATAATATTTCACAAATTAGcagagaataaagaaagaaatgttttctttggtaTTAAATAAAGTAATAGATTCAAAGCCTATGAATTAAGCTATAATCCATCTTATTGCTATCAGTCATGTGAGACACTGAACATGTGAGACACAAATCATGTTGATTTTGGTCTTGTTCATATGATGAATTCATATATTAAGACCAATGAGTGTTTTGTaaaggttttattaaaaatgtgcatGTATCACTGGTATCACCATTTCCAGACTAGAGCAAGATTCTGAAAATCACCAGAAGAACAGAGTTTACGTTTTCTCTTCAGTCTTTGTAGGAATTAGCAAATTTGAAAATCTCagcttaaaaatggaaatgttgaTTTATCGCAAAGCTACCACTGAAAGTTTCAGGACAATATACATGCACCCTTCTAGTTCCCTGTGTTAAACATGTTCTTTACTATGAATAGAAGCTTAATATTAAACATAGGGGGATTTTTAGTGTCTAATGTTATCCAGGAAATCAAAGGCAGACATGCTACAGCCCTGAGAAATAGATGTTtgagaaagagaacaaaacagtCACTGTGCAAAAAGCCTCCAAcataaagcagaaaaggaagataaatcAACCAGATTGTTTGCATTGTATTCAAGAAGAGATTATAAAGGACAGCAACAGTAAGAAGTCGAATATTTTTATGAATGTATATGAAAGGTGTATTAAGTAAACTTCTGGGAAAGGCCATGCAGAATAAATTGGTTAAAGCTGTACATTGTCTACTATTGAGGTATTTTTTATACTACATTGGTATCTccatatttaaattatattgtacttgatttttaaagtaatgaaTACCAGCCTTTCAAATAAAAGGCTTCTGcctttattctttaaaaaaaatgggaggTGAAAAAAGTAGGCGAATTAGTTCTCTTGGTAGCAATCACCTATCCTGCTTTGGTTACATGCCTAGAAAATAATTAACAGATTTTCTCTAATGCTTCCTAAAGATGTTGAAACTAGAGAACAAATATTGACTGAGAGGCAGCAAAACTTGCCTGGACAGGAGAAAATAATGGTTTATATAACTGAAAACTATTTGCCAAAGCCAGAACAGAAATTGTGGAATAtctgatttaaaattaatcagaTGTCAAAATGGCCAGATGTGCTGTGTATGTGCACTTGGGGATTTGCAGGCCACACTTAAGTCCTGCTACCACATAAAAGGGCTCTTTCACCATCCTGAGGATCTGCAGGGCCCCCATTCCTGTTGCTGGGAACTGCTCAGGAGATGATTTAGTACCCAAGAGAGCCTTTTGGAAGCAAGAGGGAACCAGTCATGAGGACCAGAAGTTCTGGCATGACCAGGCTTTCAGAAACATGAGCAGAAACTTGCAAGTATTATGTTTGCCACTGTTTATCACGGTAAAAGAGGAAAGGACTTCGGGGATGAGATGGAGGAAACAAGTCTGCACCTTGCAACTGGGTCGAGCACGTTGGTTAAGATGGATTTTGGACTGAAGTGTGTAAAATCACAGGGGAGATGGAGGCAGTTCGCTCTCCCCCATGCAAAGGTGGGATGCCTCTCATTCCATTTGTTCTCCCCACACATGTGAATACCCCTTCCCTCAGGTGTGAGCTCTGCTTTTGGgttgggaaaaacaaagaaaggcaTTTGTTCCTAGCGCCTGCTTGGCTGCAGATCAGGGTCAAAGACCACCTGAGCCCATGGGTGTTATGCAAGAGGCTGTTATGAAGGGgccccagcctgcagcatcCACCAACCcgcctccctgctgccctctccaCCGCTGGCTCTGTGGCTCAGCAGGTTGCGAAAGCCCCAGGAGTACATAAAGCTGTCCCTGTCTGGGCACTGCCACCACCATCAACACTTGGGCTCCCAAGAGGCTCCAGAGACCGGCACCGTCTGTAAGGGACCCTGCTGTTGTGGGCTGGGGACAACCAGGTGCCTTGCCTGCACATGCTTCAGGGAAAGCTGCGTGACACCCTGGCAACCTATCGGGGCGGCCTTCCTCCCTTCACTTGCGTGACAGAGCCTGTTTCTGACGCTATTCTCTGtttgctgcagggacaggatggCCCACACAGAgagagctctgccctggctgctgctgctgtcactggccTTGCTGGGTAGCAGCACTGCAGAACGGGACTGCCGAGTAAGCAGCTTCAAAGTCAAGGAGAACTTCGACAAGAACAGGGtaaattttttctctcctggatCTGTGATGCCTTGCATAGCTCTTTCCAGGCTACAAAATTTGGTATTCAGTAGCACCAGTGTGGTCACATTTCGAAGTTCCCAACTGTAATTCTGGGAAACAGCTAAAGTGTGTGATGTCCACACCTCCACAGATGCTGGGTTCTGATGCACCCGATAAAGGAATACTTCAGAAACTGAATTTTAGCAGACTGGTTTCAAACTGTAGGGAATAAGCAGAAGGAGTGTACTGACTTGGTTGtttccatgaaaaattaataCTCTGATGTTTTCAGATacctttgcaaagaaaaaaatatacatagaTCTGTCAAGATCTGCTAgttgttattcctttttccacTAAATTTTGTATTCCTTATACTGGACAGTTGCAGATACAGATAATATTACCCAAAAAATGTCAGTATTTCCACAAATGTTGACTGCACTAGGATGTATTGATGGGTTTATGCTGTTGAAACAGCTAGATTTGTTTCTTAGGTACACCTTTGAGGCACGGTGTCCAAAATCTGCATGCTCtttcctctgtcacctcccctATTCTGTACCGTCTGATTGTAACATTTCCATTGTTCTAGGTCTAACTGCAACCTTTCTTATTTCCTTGCAGTACAGTGGCACCTGGTATGCTATGGCAAAAAAAGATCCTGAGGGGCTGTTTCTGCAGGACAACGTGGTAGCCCAGTTCACCGTAGATGAAAATGGACAAATGACCGCCACTGCAAAGGGCAGAGTCAGACTCTTCAAGTAAGCTGTTTGCCATTTTCCTCTTGCTCCATTTCACTAAGCTACTGCTCCAATCCTACCTGCTGTCTCTGTGCTAGTCACACTGAACCTGTGCTCTTAGATTGGAATGTGATATTTTCCTTGTCTCTGGCTACAGTAACTGGGATGTCTGTGCTGACATGATCGGCTCTTTCACTGACACAGAGGATCCTGCCAAGTTCAAGATGAAGTACTGGGGTGTCGCCTCTTTTCTGCAGAAAGGAAGTGAGTACTTAACTAAAGAAGATGCAGAACTACTTGGAAGACTATTTATGTTGCATGTCCATGCTAGAGAAGTACTGTTGAATTTCTTAAACACACTTAAAAGACATAATAACTATCATATTGCAAGGCTTAATGTGAACAAGGTAATCACTGCTTTTTATATGGGGCAGCTGGTTGGCTTTCTTTAAACAAGTGAAGAGCTGGCCTTTGTATATCTTCATATATCTTTTGCGTGTTACCCAACAATATAATTGAAGGCCACTGTCCGGGAAGAAATGAAAGggagatgaaatattttaagacttGCTTTAGTTCAGAACTCAGATACCAGATGCTTCTGATCTCTCTGAAGCCTGATGTCAGAGCTGGCCAAGCAGGGAAGAGGATTTagaaaatgttgttttgtttcgtCTTGCATCTGCAAATGTAGAGATTTATCTGTTTTAAGAGACAAGTATGATCATATGTATATATTGATATATTCATACTTTTATGTCATCTCTCACACCCTATTCAAAATCAATTCCTTGAGCCAAGTAGAGATTAGGACACTCTGTAGCTCAAGACATTTCCTGGGATTGTTTCCAAGAGAAGCAAGTAGAATTTGGAACTGACAAGAGCTCCATTCCACCCAAAGACAGTTACAAAGCATGTGGATGCCAATTTATCTTAAATAGTTCCCAGATCTCCTTACAATATGCTGCTGAGTCATGGGTTCCTCAGGTTGCTGGCTGACCCCAAACTCTACCCTTCTAAAAAGTCTCCCACGGGAGAAAAGGGCACCACAACAGTGTTGCCTTCACCAGTGCAGATTACTGCAAGGGAGAATCTTTTTCTCCGGGAGAGGAAGGTGCAGATATGTCAGGTTTTACTACAGACATTGAAACAACCTCATTTCTGTTAGAACAGGGTGTCTGTGTGACCAGGTCTTTGTCAGGGTACAGCTACATAGTTAAGAATTCTCGGAAGTTGGAACTGTGTTCTAAGAAGAGGGTTTATGGCAGAACTTGTAGCAAATATACTACTAATACACATTCAAACTGCATGATAATCgttttccttaaaaatgcaGTCTAAGTAACATCGCTggtaggaaaatatttatggGTTTGTGTCATCTTGAGCAGGCCTAGCatgttgtctttatttttttttaaacaataacCATGGAATTAAATACTGGAAACAGGAATAAATGAAAAGCCAATCTGTTATCATTTGTACCGATCTTCATCTTAGTACTTTCTTTAGAGTTATGGCAGCGATCCTTTCTGATTTACTAGATTTCACCGGTGTCTCTAacacttttccttctttgctaTGGTTTCTTCCAGATGATGATCACTGGGTAGTGGACACAGATTACGATACATATGCTCTTCATTACTCCTGCCGCCAACTAAATGCAGATGGCACTTGTGCTGATAGCTACTCCTTTGTGTTCTCCCGGGACCCCAAGGGGTTGCCTCCAGATGCACAGAAAATTGTCAGACAAAGGCAGATAGACCTCTGTTTggacagaaaatacagagtTATCGCTCATAATGGTAAGAacgtgttttggtttttattcctgaagaattttatttcagggTTTAAGGACTAAACCACTGGGATTTTCTTGCTCATTAGATATCAAATACATAAAGTCTTTTGCTTAGGGGCTGTAACATTGTCTTTTGAAAACTGGAGCTTGTAGTAAGTTATTTCCAACTTTTACTTCCCTTATCTGAAGGAGAGCTGAGGTGCATAGATTTTCATGCATCATATCAGATCAGCTGAAACAGTGATTAGAGGAAGTTGTAAAACAATTAAATCAATGCAGTGTGAGTAAACATAGTTAGGATAAACTTCATAGCTATGGTAAAAAGTAATTATTAGGGGTATAAAGGGGGTAAAAGATCCCTTTGCCTTTGTTCAAATACTTTTTGGAGAAATTCTTCAGAAACGTTCTTAAGGAAAATAGAAGTCTTGGAAAGAATACCTTATAGAAGACCCTTTCTCACAAGTCCTCATGTCAACTTTTTCACAAAGACCTGTGGAAGAGGGACATAGCCCTTATACTAGAATCATGTCATTATCTTGAGCCATAGAGTCAGGCTGAGCTTACAACACAGCAAATTAACTCACTTATGCTCAAGTATATTACAGAAGGCCAAATGGTAACGATCTGTAAGAAACCATAATATACTTACTGATAAGAATTACACACGAAGTGGGGAATTGTAAAGagtgaaggagaaaaatcaaaatatttagaaCAAATAAAATAGTAGTACCACTCCTTactccctccccacccctcacATCCTGGGAGACATACTATCTATGAAAGACATGACGGGTGAATCAACTGAATGGGAACTCCCAATGTAATGATATGAGCAAAAGAGTTAATAATGATTCTTGGATGCGTAAACCAAGACTCACGTGAGATTGTTGTGTTTGGCATAGGTCTAAATGCTGTCCCATTTGGTGACAAGCataactggaaaaaatactgaGGGTGAATTAGAAGTTTcaaagaagagcagagaaaatgatTGAAAGTTTGTAAAATGTGTCCTCTAGTGAGTGCttcaaagattttaattttttctcattagaAAGAGGTTAAAAGCTGACCTGAGCAAAGTCTGTGCTTGTCCACACAAGCAATAGGAATTGGATAGAAAAGGacttgcaaacacagaaataataaatttaaatggaTGGAACTTTAAACTGGACACattcagagcagaaataaaCAGCCGTTTGTTTAACTCCAAAGGTTATTAACCTTTGGAACAGTTTACCAAGAGCTGTTGTATGTTCTTATCACTGAAATCTGTAAATCAAGATTAAAGGCTTTTCTCAATGACATGCTAGAACAAACTGGGATTGACTGAAGGAACTTCTGTGTCTTATAAAGAAAGTCAGAACAGACAAGCAAAGTCAGCTGTTGTGGCTCTATTATCTGTTCATCTGATCCATAAACACTGAGTAATATATAGTCATGTTGTAAAGTAGTATGCTGGTAACAGGGTGCCTTGAAGAAAAGGGTGCCACCTACTCTGCTAAAGTAGGTGGTGTTTACAGTACTGATCAGTGACCCGGGAAAGCTGTCtgacaacaatgaaaaaaaattgtcttgaaTGAGAATTTGGCAACAACATAAGTCAGTTGAGAGAATAAAAGACATCATAAATGCAAATGGAATCACCTTCTGTGAATGATTTATATGATTGCATAAATGGTAGGATGGAAAGTATGTCATTATATAAATTGATACTTTTCCATTTTGAATCCTGCATTCCCTGCTTTTCAAATGTAGTCcagcaagaataaaaaattctgaaaataagaaaGCCAAATAATTAGATTTTTAGGGATATTCTATTAAATCTAAGATATTTAAAAGTTGATTATGCTTTCTATAGTTTGTTATAGATAGCAAACATCTAATCTGCCAAGTCACACTGTTCTTTGTTTGCTATCCTAATTTTACTGAGATGTTAGGTGTTGAGGGCAGTGTCTGATATGACTGTGTGAGTTCCGTagtttgcaaatgaaaaataggAGCCTGGGTACTTTTTAATTAAGGATTATGCCAGAGTTTATAAGCCCAGCACCAAAGTATAAATTAAACTTAAAGCCAGCAATttgcattttcccttttattgaTCAGGACCCTATCATTAGTTGATTCTGAATTCTCCGGTATCATTAAGCCAAAGTCCCTGCATCGTAAGAACATTTGGGACTGAGGAAACGATTGTGAgcttaactggaaaaaaaaaaaaaaatcttggaagcATCATATGAGAAACTCTTATAAAATTTGCTTAATTCCTTATGTGTGGATTGGAAGCCTTACTACTTCAGTTTTAACTCTGCTATTAAGAGCTACAGAATTATTACCAAAACTGACCTGCATCCAACTGTTACTGTGATAAAATTCTGACTGATGTTAGTAAATGCTGCAGGAATAGCCTGGTATCTGTTGCTAATTGTGCACACTCTGCCTAGGTCTTGAAGcttgtgtgtgtgggtgtgtgtgggtgtg
This portion of the Hirundo rustica isolate bHirRus1 chromosome 8, bHirRus1.pri.v3, whole genome shotgun sequence genome encodes:
- the RBP4 gene encoding retinol-binding protein 4, with translation MAHTERALPWLLLLSLALLGSSTAERDCRVSSFKVKENFDKNRYSGTWYAMAKKDPEGLFLQDNVVAQFTVDENGQMTATAKGRVRLFNNWDVCADMIGSFTDTEDPAKFKMKYWGVASFLQKGNDDHWVVDTDYDTYALHYSCRQLNADGTCADSYSFVFSRDPKGLPPDAQKIVRQRQIDLCLDRKYRVIAHNGFCS